In one Acidobacteriota bacterium genomic region, the following are encoded:
- the lspA gene encoding signal peptidase II: protein MKKSVWCIAAVGFLLADIISKLAAVRLLAPHVERHVIPGFFSLTLTTNRGIAFSMLADVDSPVKTVLLTLTAVLALGYICWTVATETSLPWAYGLALAMIAGGIVGNAGNRLLTGSVVDFLEFHAGVYYWPTFNLADTFICVGAVAVLWTILVHARTRP from the coding sequence ATGAAAAAATCTGTCTGGTGCATCGCCGCTGTCGGCTTCCTGCTGGCAGACATCATCTCGAAACTGGCCGCGGTGCGGCTGCTGGCGCCGCATGTGGAGCGGCATGTCATCCCGGGATTTTTCAGCCTGACCCTCACCACCAACCGCGGGATCGCGTTCAGCATGCTGGCCGACGTAGACAGCCCGGTCAAGACCGTTCTCCTCACCCTCACCGCCGTGCTGGCACTGGGCTACATCTGCTGGACCGTGGCCACGGAAACCTCCCTGCCATGGGCATACGGGCTTGCCCTGGCGATGATCGCCGGCGGCATCGTCGGCAACGCCGGCAACCGGCTGCTCACCGGTTCGGTGGTCGACTTCCTGGAGTTTCATGCCGGTGTCTACTACTGGCCGACGTTCAATCTCGCTGACACGTTCATCTGCGTGGGGGCCGTCGCCGTCCTCTGGACGATCCTCGTCCAC